Proteins encoded within one genomic window of Aphelocoma coerulescens isolate FSJ_1873_10779 chromosome 9, UR_Acoe_1.0, whole genome shotgun sequence:
- the GPR160 gene encoding probable G-protein coupled receptor 160 isoform X2 codes for MVLITSLTYGILHYPVYLVAALDYYTTVSQTSQFPKRARKLLYVFAVAVIWISGFFSTLEAAAEEPEMQNSVSPSQCPVSGSLQSHSVSCAMVLLLGTALLARWKEVTTMLLSARLLSFSSQPVLMFSYVPNNNTCFKWQLLSRLLLCFLGTWAPFVVLQAVVLLLDVQIPAYVEMNVPWLYFINSFLLAAAYWCRCHDVELTEEGWCTDPFVSWKFCFMPFNNESTEPADKPDTGIIIC; via the exons ATGGTTCTG ATCACGTCTCTGACCTACGGAATTTTGCATTACCCGGTGTATCTTGTGGCTGCTCTGGATTATTACACCACCGTCTCCCAAACATCTCAGTTCCCCAAAAGAGCCCGGAAGTTACTTTATGTCTTTGCTGTGGCAGTGATATggatttcagggtttttttccactcttGAAGCTGCCGCTGAAGAGCCAGAAATGCAGAACAGTGTTTCCCCTTCGCAGTGCCCTGTCTCTGGCAGCCTGCAGAGCCACTCAGTGTCGTGTGccatggtgctgctgctgggcacggCTCTCCTGGCTCGCTGGAAAGAAGTGACAACCATGCTGCTGTCTGCCAGGCTCCTCTCCTTTTCCAGCCAGCCTGTTCTGATGTTCTCCTATGTGCCTAACAACAACACTTGCTTTAAGTGGCAGCTCCTGAGCAGGCTCCTCCTGTGTTTCCTTGGCACTTGGGCACCGTTCGTTGTTCTCCAGGCCGTGGTTCTGCTGCTGGATGTGCAGATCCCGGCCTACGTGGAGATGAACGTGCCCTGGCTGTACTTCATCAATAGCTTCCTCCTGGCAGCAGCCTACTGGTGTCGGTGCCACGATGTGGAGCTGACAGAGGAGGGGTGGTGCACAGACCCATTTGTCAGCTGGAAATTTTGCTTTATGCCATTCAACAATGAAAGCACAGAGCCAGCTGATAAGCCAGACACAGGAATCATCATCTGTTAA
- the GPR160 gene encoding probable G-protein coupled receptor 160 isoform X1: protein MAARRCENGSGQYHCTHTSQSLEISYMLVLIMLGKVFLDFFMLQIKPKPVKTSFMACFCVSVALLDFTLLLCICFIFCFEDFALWGMRFTKYHICLFTQITSLTYGILHYPVYLVAALDYYTTVSQTSQFPKRARKLLYVFAVAVIWISGFFSTLEAAAEEPEMQNSVSPSQCPVSGSLQSHSVSCAMVLLLGTALLARWKEVTTMLLSARLLSFSSQPVLMFSYVPNNNTCFKWQLLSRLLLCFLGTWAPFVVLQAVVLLLDVQIPAYVEMNVPWLYFINSFLLAAAYWCRCHDVELTEEGWCTDPFVSWKFCFMPFNNESTEPADKPDTGIIIC, encoded by the coding sequence ATGGCTGCCAGACGCTGTGAAAATGGTTCTGGTCAGTACCACTGCACCCACACCAGCCAATCTCTCGAAATCAGCTACATGTTAGTCCTGATTATGCTTGGAAAAGTCTTCCTTGATTTCTTCATGTTGCAAATTAAGCCAAAACCCGTGAAAACCAGTTTTATGGCATGCTTTTGCGTTTCAGTGGCACTTCTTGATTTCACACTGCTGCTGTGTATctgcttcattttctgttttgagGACTTTGCACTCTGGGGCATGCGATTCACAAAGTACCACATCTGCCTCTTCACTCAGATCACGTCTCTGACCTACGGAATTTTGCATTACCCGGTGTATCTTGTGGCTGCTCTGGATTATTACACCACCGTCTCCCAAACATCTCAGTTCCCCAAAAGAGCCCGGAAGTTACTTTATGTCTTTGCTGTGGCAGTGATATggatttcagggtttttttccactcttGAAGCTGCCGCTGAAGAGCCAGAAATGCAGAACAGTGTTTCCCCTTCGCAGTGCCCTGTCTCTGGCAGCCTGCAGAGCCACTCAGTGTCGTGTGccatggtgctgctgctgggcacggCTCTCCTGGCTCGCTGGAAAGAAGTGACAACCATGCTGCTGTCTGCCAGGCTCCTCTCCTTTTCCAGCCAGCCTGTTCTGATGTTCTCCTATGTGCCTAACAACAACACTTGCTTTAAGTGGCAGCTCCTGAGCAGGCTCCTCCTGTGTTTCCTTGGCACTTGGGCACCGTTCGTTGTTCTCCAGGCCGTGGTTCTGCTGCTGGATGTGCAGATCCCGGCCTACGTGGAGATGAACGTGCCCTGGCTGTACTTCATCAATAGCTTCCTCCTGGCAGCAGCCTACTGGTGTCGGTGCCACGATGTGGAGCTGACAGAGGAGGGGTGGTGCACAGACCCATTTGTCAGCTGGAAATTTTGCTTTATGCCATTCAACAATGAAAGCACAGAGCCAGCTGATAAGCCAGACACAGGAATCATCATCTGTTAA